The following are encoded together in the Drosophila takahashii strain IR98-3 E-12201 chromosome X, DtakHiC1v2, whole genome shotgun sequence genome:
- the CtsB gene encoding cathepsin B, with the protein MKLLLLVATAASVAALCAGEPSLLSDEFIEVVRSKAKTWTVGRNFDASVTEEHIRRLMGVHPDAHKFALAEKREVLGELYTAVDGDLPEEFDARKQWPNCPTIGEIRDQGSCGSCWAFGAVEAMSDRVCIHSGGKVNFHFSADDLVSCCHTCGFGCNGGFPGAAWSYWTRKGIVSGGPYGSNQGCRPYEISPCEHHVNGTRPPCAHGGGTPKCQHVCQSSYTVDYAKDKHFGSKSYSVKRNVREIQEEIMTNGPVEGAFTVYEDLILYKDGVYQHEHGKELGGHAIRILGWGVWGDEKIPYWLIGNSWNTDWGDHGFFRILRGQDHCGIESSISAGLPKL; encoded by the exons ATGaagctgctgctcctggtgGCCACCGCGGCCTCCGTGGCGGCACTCTGCGCCGGAGAACCGTCGCTGCTATCCGATGAGTTCATCGAGGTGGTGCGCAGTAAGGCCAAAACCTGGACG GTTGGGCGCAATTTCGATGCCTCCGTGACGGAGGAGCACATCCGCCGCCTGATGGGCGTCCATCCGGATGCGCACAAGTTCGCGTTGGCCGAAAAGCGAGAGGTTCTGGGCGAGCTCTATACCGCCGTGGATGGGGATCTTCCCGAGGAGTTCGACGCCCGGAAGCAGTGGCCAAACTGCCCGACCATCGGCGAGATCCGCGACCAGGGATCCTGCGGCTCCTGCTGGGCCTTCGGAGCCGTGGAAGCCATGTCCGATCGG GTGTGCATCCATTCCGGCGGCAAGGTGAACTTCCACTTCTCGGCCGACGATCTGGTGTCCTGCTGCCACACCTGCGGCTTCGGCTGCAACGGCGGCTTCCCCGGCGCCGCCTGGAGCTACTGGACGCGCAAGGGCATCGTCAGCGGAGGACCCTACGGATCCAATCAG ggCTGCCGTCCGTACGAGATTTCGCCCTGCGAGCACCACGTGAACGGAACCCGTCCGCCCTGCGCCCATGGCGGTGGAACGCCCAAGTGCCAGCACGTCTGCCAGAGCAGCTACACGGTGGACTATGCCAAGGACAAGCACTTCGGCTCCAAGTCGTATTCGGTGAAGCGCAATGTGCGCGAGATCCAGGAGGAGATCATGACGAATGGACCCGTCGAGGGTGCCTTCACCGTCTACGAGGATCTCATTTTGTACAAGGATGGAGTCTATCAGCATGAGCACGGCAAGGAGCTGGGCGGCCATGCCATTCGCATCCTCGGCTGGGGCGTTTGGGGCGATGAGAAGATCCCCTACTGGCTCATCGGCAACTCGTGGAACACCGACTGGGGCGATCATGGCTTCTTCCGCATCCTGCGTGGCCAGGATCACTGCGGCATCGAGAGCTCCATTTCGGCGGGTCTGCCCAAGCTGTAG